One window of the Dreissena polymorpha isolate Duluth1 chromosome 5, UMN_Dpol_1.0, whole genome shotgun sequence genome contains the following:
- the LOC127880759 gene encoding uncharacterized protein LOC127880759, which yields MASVVCFVIVLMTSRHVTGQVHDVAQLDKRLTSIKSFVDRDISDIRFQIFELKMTVEQMVVDHRNASDGSITGGPFLNYGQGMAGVNQKEITDLKNKLNEHENRLNRLFSTVNDIHEVKNSSPKRTAKTDVEIKCDDRFSTLKKKFEETAAAMMKGYNELKSHVNVKVSLFDQIHNLSQSVISEQYKLSARIDQADANIIRLDGEVNKLEVNELVEKKERNKIIKNLKDELLQLNAGIKTKCDDRVNALQNRFEESTTANLAVYKDLETQISVQLKDLSKSLITEQNKLSVRMNQADENIVRLNGGLNKLDGFSRAIEGLKTRTDKCCIDCGDPTPDHGTVNTTVTKYGTVVKISCNHGYVLSGENIVKCNADSVWSESATCNPYDCGSSAPKNGVATAPNGTTYQKQATVKCNPGYTLKGSSVIECNATGWNDSVSCVIQHDCQDWYTLGFRDTRVYTIYPSPGLTLQVMCDMKTDGGGWTVIQRRVSASDFYKSWAEYKAGFGDEQNFWLGNEKIFALTGSGDYRLRVDLTAVGGETAYASYQLFAVAGENDLYRLSVANYSGTAGDSMSYSNNMALTVKDRDNDLYFENCATHLKSAWWYHSCSISDLNGPYGGDNTGGYERGLRWYTWLGSGYSKASSEMKIRRR from the exons ATGGCAAGTGTTGTCTGCTTCGTCATCGTCCTGATGACGTCCCGTCACGTGACCGGGCAGGTGCATGACGTGGCACAGCTGGACAAAAGATTGACGTCCATTAAGAGTTTTGTTGATCGTGATATCAGCGACATCCGGTTTCAGATCTTCGAACTGAAAATGACTGTCGAGCAGATGGTGGTCGATCATAGGAACGCTAGCGATGGGTCAATTACTGGCGGACCGTTCCTTAACTATG GTCAAGGAATGGCAGGTGTTAATCAAAAGGAAATTACAGATCTCAAAAATAAATTGAATGAACATGAAAACCGACTGAACCGATTATTCAGTACAGTTAATGATATTCATGAGGTAAAAAACTCATCTCCTAAAAGAACAGCTAAAACCGACGTTGAAATAAAATGCGACGACAGATTCAGCACGCTCAAAAAGAAGTTTGAAGAAACCGCAGCGGCAATGATGAAAGGTTACAATGAACTAAAATCGCACGTGAACGTCAAAGTCTCTTTGTTCGATCAAATACATAACCTTTCCCAGTCCGTAATCTCCGAACAATACAAACTGAGTGCGAGGATTGACCAGGCAGATGCAAACATCATTAGACTGGATGGTGAAGTGAACAAGCTCGAAGTCAACGAATTGGTCGAGAAAAAGGAAAGAAACAAAATTATCaaaaacttaaaagatgaacttctCCAGTTGAACGCAGGCATTAAAACGAAATGCGACGACAGAGTCAACGCTCTTCAAAACAGGTTTGAAGAATCCACAACGGCGAATTTGGCAGTTTATAAAGATCTGGAAACGCAAATTTCCGTTCAATTGAAAGATCTTTCCAAGTCGTTGATTACCGAACAAAACAAACTGAGTGTGAGGATGAACCAAGCAGATGAGAACATCGTAAGACTGAATGGTGGATTGAACAAGCTGGATGGCTTTTCGAGAGCGATCGAAGGGCTGAAAACAAGGACTGACAAGTGCTGTATAG ATTGTGGTGACCCAACACCAGACCATGGTACAGTAAACACCACAGTAACAAAGTATGGAACTGTTGTTAAAATATCCTGCAATCACGGTTACGTATTGAGCGGAGAAAACATCGTCAAATGCAACGCTGACTCTGTCTGGTCTGAATCAGCCACGTGTAACCCATATG ACTGTGGAAGTTCTGCCCCAAAAAATGGTGTGGCCACAGCCCCCAATGGCACTACCTACCAGAAGCAGGCTACTGTGAAGTGTAACCCAGGCTACACACTAAAAGGTTCGTCAGTGATAGAGTGCAATGCAACCGGCTGGAATGACTCTGTCTCATGTGTTATACAAC ATGACTGCCAGGACTGGTACACTTTGGGGTTTCGTGATACCAGGGTTTATACCATCTATCCGAGCCCGGGATTAACATTACAG GTCATGTGTGACATGAAGACTGATGGAGGAGGGTGGACGGTAATACAGAGACGGGTGTCCGCCAGTGACTTTTACAAATCTTGGGCCGAATACAAAGCCGGGTTCGGCGATGAACAGAACTTCTGGCTCGGAAATGAGAAAATCTTTGCACTGACAGGCTCAGGGGATTACAGACTACGAGTTGATTTGACAGCAGTCGGAGGGGAAACCGCATACGCGTCATATCAACTGTTTGCAGTTGCAGGGGAGAATGATTTGTACAGGTTGTCTGTCGCAAATTATAGCGGAACTGCGGGCGATAGTATGTCGTATTCAAACAACATGGCGTTAACAGTTAAAGATCGTGATAATGATTTGTATTTTGAGAACTGCGCTACGCATTTGAAAAGTGCGTGGTGGTACCATTCATGCAGCATCTCAGATTTAAATGGGCCTTATGGTGGAGACAATACAGGAGGATATGAAAGAGGACTAAGATGGTATACTTGGCTTGGCTCTGGCTATTCGAAAGCAAGTTCGGAAATGAAAATACGGAGAAGATAA